A section of the Rhipicephalus sanguineus isolate Rsan-2018 chromosome 11, BIME_Rsan_1.4, whole genome shotgun sequence genome encodes:
- the LOC119373782 gene encoding uncharacterized protein LOC119373782, translated as MKYTMDFCHLFFALTWMALSSAYASSSPDSACDLSGIDVDGAITKLIAKFPEYQIVGPEKYYPVFAGFEISGFNVSGFHKLQQYGPAIPYCLNGTRRVQVDLLNAGDVVIATPWRHCSGHQGTLSLRSRLSRFTVQFHVGLSEEDKQTKLAYQGPTIPVITVSVQINVDGAGHPVNAAAGILSMIFPEVTMEMWNEQFYYSLSQALHRALN; from the exons ATGAAATATACCATGGATTTTTGTCATCTGTTCTTCGCCCTCACCTGGATGGCTTTATCATCTGCATATGCAAGCTCCTCTCCAG ATTCAGCCTGCGACTTGTCCGGAATCGACGTTGACGGCGCGATTACAAAACTTATCGCCAAGTTTCCAGAGTACCAGATCGTTGGCCCTGAGAAGTACTATCCAGTTTTTGCTGGCTTCGAAATAAGCGGGTTCAACGTGAGCGGCTTTCACAAGTTGCAACAGTATGGCCCTGCGATCCCCTACTGCCTGAACGGTACCCGCAGAGTACAAGTAGACCTCCTCAACGCAGGCGACGTGGTTATCGCGACACCCTGGAGGCACTGCTCCGGACATCAAGGCACGCTTAGTCTGCGATCCAGGCTATCTCGTTTCACGGTGCAGTTCCACGTGGGACTCAGTGAAGAAGATAAGCAGACTAAGCTTGCCTACCAAGGACCCACTATTCCCGTAATAACTGTAAGCGTTCAGATTAACGTTGATGGTGCCGGACACCCTGTAAATGCAGCGGCCGGAATCCTCTCTATGATCTTTCCTGAAGTAACCATGGAGATGTGGAATGAACAGTTTTATTACTCCCTGAGCCAAGCTTTACACCGAGCTCTTAATTAG
- the LOC119373872 gene encoding uncharacterized protein LOC119373872: MGGVILFAVIGFLSTTSTATLYGADTTCDFTGLRLVNELSRMLGRLPENHAFGPQRLRPFWPGLELGGLSAEGLNKLRLYGPLFPYCINGTRMLQVDFLNDGDTTLSLPWKTCSGHEGRFKLRTMLSRFTAQFRVVESAGNEVKLEPMGRIVPVTTDGIRVAIEGAGSEVRTAFEVLSAMFPGVVNEVWYWKFSLVFDRTFRELVE; this comes from the exons ATGGGCGGAGTTATTCTGTTTGCGGTCATCGGCTTTTTGTCCACAACTTCCACAGCAACGCTTTACGGCGCAG ACACTACGTGTGACTTCACGGGCCTCCGATTGGTCAACGAGCTTTCGCGGATGCTCGGCAGGCTTCCAGAAAATCACGCTTTCGGCCCACAGAGGCTCCGCCCGTTCTGGCCCGGGCTCGAACTCGGTGGACTCTCCGCGGAAGGCCTCAACAAGTTGCGTCTTTACGGACCCCTCTTTCCATACTGCATCAACGGAACCCGCATGCTTCAAGTCGACTTTTTAAATGATGGCGATACCACTTTGTCTTTGCCATGGAAGACTTGTTCAGGACACGAAGGTCGCTTCAAGCTTCGCACAATGTTGTCCAGATTCACCGCCCAATTTCGCGTGGTGGAGTCGGCTGGAAACGAAGTCAAGCTGGAACCTATGGGTCGCATTGTTCCTGTTACGACCGACGGTATCCGAGTTGCAATCGAAGGTGCGGGTAGCGAGGTGCGCACCGCGTTTGAAGTCCTGAGCGCAATGTTTCCTGGCGTGGTTAATGAGGTGTGGTATTGGAAGTTTTCTCTTGTGTTTGACCGAACCTTCCGCGAACTCGTTGAATGA
- the LOC119373478 gene encoding uncharacterized protein LOC119373478 — MNMWQVAILAVLTCFPTSQADTVSEEDTSCDFRGLRLRDELTRVLAELPKVPAFGPQELSPYFPGLEIAGFTVEGLDQLIIYGPLVPYCLNGTRMLQADFFNEGNIVFTLPWKACSGHEGRFNVRATLFRFSAQFRVLESPDGGVKLRLASRIVPVTTQGLRASVEGAGPDVHDASEMLSTLIPGLLEQMWYWEFSFEFDRRFRQASG, encoded by the exons ATGAATATGTGGCAAGTGGCAATTTTGGCCGTACTGACCTGCTTCCCCACGTCTCAAGCTGACACGGTGTCCGAGGAAG ACACTTCATGCGACTTCAGAGGCCTCCGACTGCGGGATGAGCTTACCCGGGTACTCGCCGAACTTCCCAAGGTTCCGGCATTTGGTCCACAGGAGCTGAGCCCGTACTTTCCCGGACTTGAAATAGCTGGATTCACTGTGGAGGGCCTGGACCAGCTCATTATTTATGGACCGCTTGTTCCTTACTGCCTTAACGGAACCCGCATGCTGCAAGCGGACTTCTTCAACGAGGGCAACATTGTCTTCACTTTGCCGTGGAAGGCGTGCTCTGGACACGAAGGCCGCTTCAATGTTCGCGCCACGCTATTCCGGTTCTCCGCTCAGTTTCGTGTCCTCGAGTCGCCTGACGGAGGCGTCAAGCTTCGACTGGCGAGTCGCATCGTTCCTGTAACAACCCAGGGCCTACGCGCTTCGGTCGAAGGTGCCGGTCCTGATGTGCACGACGCCTCTGAAATGCTGAGCACGCTCATCCCGGGCCTACTCGAACAAATGTGGTACTGGGAGTTTTCTTTTGAATTCGACAGAAGATTTCGCCAAGCTTCCGGCTGA